Genomic segment of Homalodisca vitripennis isolate AUS2020 unplaced genomic scaffold, UT_GWSS_2.1 ScUCBcl_420;HRSCAF=2372, whole genome shotgun sequence:
ATTGCAACTAGTAGCAACCTTAAAATTCAATACGCTTTGTGAAGAAAATCATTgatggaggtatttctcaatttAATGTCCAAAAGAAAACGCCAAAATATCTGCGAGACACATTATACACCTATCTATATTCTGAACAGTTGGTTATCTTACGGTTTCACGGAGCAGCCCTAAGTCACCTTCAGTGTAACTTTTCTACCTTACCAATTTTTTTAGGGGCTTGTGCTAATCCTCATTCCTCTAAGATTCATCTGTGAACACGGAGTCGTAGTCCGGCAGTCGGACTGATAACAGCACTGCTCTGTGTGCCCCGCAGTCAAGGTCACACAGCTACACACGTGTGTCTACAGTGGCGTGTGTGCGCGTATTAGCCTGAATATTTCGTCTACTTTAATTATTTCTTGGTAACTATGGCTAACTGTGGCGAGTGCGGCAACAGTGTTGAGGAGGTTTCTAATCCTGTGAAGTGTGTTGGTGGTTGTGAACGTGTATTTCATATAGACTGTATCAAAGATAAAATCAAAACTCGTACCGGCCATAAGGATTGGAAATGTGAGGAATGTGTTAAATCTAAAAAACAATCTTCAGTAAGCAGTAAGTCATCTAGTTCGACATGTATTACAAAGGAGTTTCTTGTGTCTACCATGGAAGCATTCAAAAGAGAAATGTTTCAAGAATTTAAGTCTCACTCAAACCAGATGCAGGAGCTTACTAAGTCGGTTGAGTTCCTATCATCAAATATTGACACAGCAAACCAGACGCTTAAATAAGTCCAGCTGGATTATGCCGAGATTATGAAACAAAACCAGAAGTTAACTGAAGCAAACTTGAAGTTGGGCGAGACAGTCATTGAGCTCAAATGTAAAGTCAGAGAGCTGGAGCAATACTCTAGAAGAACCAATCTGGAGATCAGCGGCATCCCTGAAACGCGGAACAAGGACACTATGAGGATCCTGCGTGACATCGGCACTGCCATAGGAGTCGAGCTTCATGACACCCAGGTGAAGGCTGCACATCGAGTTCCCAGCTACAAGCAAGGTCGAGCTCCACCCATGGTCGTCCAGTTCCAGACCAAGATGCAGAGAGATGTCTGGATCACCAACTACAAGAAGAAAAAGGACCTATCAGCCCGCAGAGTGAACAACGCCTTTCCGGACACCAGGGTGTACATCAATGAACATGTGTCACCGGACAACAAGATCTTCTTGGCTCAACTCAAGGAAAGAAGCAAGCAGTGCAATGTCAAGTATGTTTGGTTTAAGGATGGCAAGTTCTATCTCAGGAGGGATGATGGGGAGAAATGCATCAAAATCACTAGCCTTGATGAAGTGGAAAAATACCGCTAAAATTGTAATCAGTGAGCAAACATGTGgctttgattttatttcaatttgattCACAATCATATTTAAATTCTCTCAATGATGCATTTTTCTCACCATCCTCTCCGGACGCTGGTGGCTCTATctcaataattcatttaaatattcgaagtttgagacaaaattttaatagttttctagCAGAACTCAATAAcgcaaaacaaaaaattagtttaataattttaagtgaagtATGGATCCTCAGCgaataattaagtttttacaaaatacctGGTTATAATATAATTGGCAAATGCAATAATCAGTACAGATCTGGAGGCGTTGTATGTTATTATGACGAAGAGCTATCAGTTCAAGAGGTGGAAATTGACATGATAACGGCTGATTGTGTTTTGTTCGAGCTTCAATACAACAGAACTCGAtgtaatatttttgctttttatagACTACAATCCTGTACAGTAAGTTCTTTTGTAGAAGAGCTGGAATCGCAATTAtctcttttaaagttaaatactgTTTACGTAGGGGATggtaatatagatattttaaaacaatcacctGATTCATTAAGATATACTAGCTTATTAAGTAACATGGGTTATGTATCAGTAATTAATTCTCCGACCAGAATATGTAAAACCTCTTCCACCTGCATCGatcacatttttctaaaatttaagaatttgaatATGTTTGAGACAGCAATTTTCGATCTTGGGTTAACTGACCATTGTTGTTTAGCTCTAAAAATGAAACTAACAATCAACTCTAATGTTTCAAAAAACTGcatttacaaaaactgtttttaattttaatatgatcaatcaagatttaaaatatacagactGGAATAGTATGATTGACGAAGCAAATGTAAAcatatcttttgaaaatttctttaatattttgaatggtaTATTAGACAGTAATAAAGAGGAAAGAATGATTGTTAGTAGGTTAAGTAAAGCAAAACTTATCAGTCCTTGgattaatagtaacattttaaacagattaaaCAAAAGGAAAAGACTGTAtggtatgtttaaaaaaaggccTTATGATGAAAATTtcaaggattattttaacaggtttagtaataaattaaaaagtgatatTGACAAAGCCAAAAATGTGTATTATGAATATCTAATTCAAAATTGTAACGGAGAAGTAAGACAGCAATGGAAAATAGTATATAATGTAACTGGTAACGtagttaaaaatggaataaacaaAATCATTCTTGAAGATGGAAATCTCGAAGAAGACCCAACAttaatttcagaaaatttaaattcatttcttgTTAGGTTATCACAAAATGATGATATTTCATATGATATCAGTTCATACATTTCAAGAAAGCCTTTGATCTCGTAGATCATGATGTGTTGTTGCTAAAAATGGAATCCTTAGGAATTAGGGGAGTAGCGTTAAATTGGTTTAGCAGTTTTTTAAAAGGTAGAATCCAGCAAGTAAAAGTACTGAACTTCGTAGTTTTTTAGTAGTGCAAAGTGGTGTTCCTCAGGGGTGTGTTTTAtcagcaaatttatttttgacatttataaacgacttgttaaacattaaattttttggaGAAATTTATGCTTTTGCCGATGATTTGGGGTACATTTATTCtaacaaagacaaaaatataatatacgaaGAAATCTGTAATGACCTGAAACAGTTGAGGAAATGGTGTGATTCTAACAAAATGgttgttaatgtaaaaaaaactaaatatataaattttgacagGGCAGATTTTGCTTTCGATAGACCATTTAGATTTCACTCTTCAAAATGTAAAGATTCAATTACTTGTACTTGTAAAGGAATTATTAAAGTTAAGGCATTCAAATATCTAGGGGTCATTCTTGATGAACGTATGTCGTGGAAAAAACAAGTAATgaccatttataataatttaaaatttaaccttaggaagttttgttatttaaaacatttctgtgGTACAAAGTTGCTATGTACGCTATACTATGGTCTGATTCAGTCTCGTCTTCGGTACGGTATCACCTGCTGGGGTGGGgcgtttaattttttattaatagcatCAGAACGacccaaaacaaatttattagcaTTATTAACAAAAAAGGATACAGGGAAAGTAGCTTCCCATtgtatattaatcaaaatattttaccaatacagcatttatttgttttcaatactttgaaactgttttatatattaagtggTAACAGGGGATCAGTACAGATATTTCATGGAACAAGAAGCATCaacaaaagactttttaaaacgactaaagtaaacaaatcaatttttaGACAGTCGTATCTCTATTTagggccaaaatattttaatcaattaccaaTGGATATTAAGGAAATTTCTAAATCAAATGAGTTTTTTACTAAGCTAAAAGCTTGGCTATTTACTAAAAGCGATCTGAGTTTcatgaataatgtttttatttacaacgatACTAATGCTAGACTGTATTCACCATTTCTTTGAAATCGAATGTCAGTAGCGCTATAAGTGAGGAAGGAAGAAGGAGTTATGTAATAGATTTAGTCCTAACAATAAGAAGTACTCTTTTGTTTATTATCAGTAGTGATAAG
This window contains:
- the LOC124370706 gene encoding uncharacterized protein LOC124370706, producing the protein MKQNQKLTEANLKLGETVIELKCKVRELEQYSRRTNLEISGIPETRNKDTMRILRDIGTAIGVELHDTQVKAAHRVPSYKQGRAPPMVVQFQTKMQRDVWITNYKKKKDLSARRVNNAFPDTRVYINEHVSPDNKIFLAQLKERSKQCNVKYVWFKDGKFYLRRDDGEKCIKITSLDEVEKYR